In Eucalyptus grandis isolate ANBG69807.140 chromosome 4, ASM1654582v1, whole genome shotgun sequence, the following proteins share a genomic window:
- the LOC104443256 gene encoding cytochrome P450 704C1 has product MAPGFVSDPIFFTASALVLALALARLFAKTWERRRSRKYHPVAGTVLNQLLNFGRLHHYMTDLAGRHRTYRLLGPLRSEVYTSDPANVEHMLKTNFENYGKGWHNYTILKDLLGDGIFAVDGDKWRQQRKVSSYEFSTKVLRDFSSVVFQRNAAKLANILSEAASANQIVDIQDLFMKSTLDSIFKVAFGVELDSMCGTSEEGAEFSRAFDDASAMTLWRYVDVSWKIKKFLNIGSEAALKKNVRIIDNFVYKLIRRKIEQMHNSTDNTSMKKEDILSRFLQVTETDQTYLRDIILNFIIAGKDTTAATLSWFIYMLCKHPTIQEKVAREVKQMSNVKEISDFSSCAASMGEEALEKMHYLHATITETLRLYPALPVDAKICFSDDVFPDGFNVREGDMVSFQPYAMGRMKFIWGDDAEDFRPERWLDSNGVFQPESPFKFTAFQAGPRICLGKEFAYRQMKIFSAVLLSCFTFKLADAKKPVNYRTMINLHIDGGLPVSITRRYES; this is encoded by the exons ATGGCCCCGGGTTTCGTCTCCGACCCAATCTTCTTCACGGCTTCGGCTCTGGTCCTGGCTCTGGCCTTGGCCCGTCTCTTCGCCAAGACATGGGAGCGTCGCCGGAGCAGGAAGTACCACCCCGTTGCCGGGACCGTCCTGAACCAGCTCCTGAACTTCGGCCGCCTGCACCACTACATGACCGACCTCGCGGGCCGGCACCGGACCTACCGCTTGCTCGGCCCTCTCAGGAGCGAGGTCTACACCTCCGACCCGGCCAACGTGGAGCACATGCTCAAGACCAACTTCGAGAATTACGGCAAG GGATGGCACAACTACACCATTCTAAAGGATCTATTAGGGGACGGAATTTTCGCAGTCGATGGTGATAAGTGGCGCCAACAGAGGAAAGTTTCAAGCTATGAGTTTTCCACGAAAGTGTTGAGAGACTTTAGCAGTGTAGTTTTCCAAAGAAATGCTGCTAAATTGGCAAATATTTTGTCTGAAGCAGCAAGTGCCAACCAAATTGTAGATATACAG GATTTATTTATGAAGTCAACTCTGGATTCCATTTTTAAAGTTGCATTTGGAGTCGAACTGGATAGCATGTGTGGAACAAGTGAAGAGGGCGCTGAATTCAGTCGGGCTTTTGATGATGCAAGTGCAATGACCCTGTGGCGATATGTTGATGTCTCCTGGAAGATTAAGAAATTTCTGAATATTGGATCAGAAGCAGCACTGAAGAAAAACGTCAGAATAATTGACAATTTTGTGTATAAGCTCATTAGGAGGAAGATTGAGCAAATGCACAACTCGACAGACAATACTTCG atgaagaaagaagacataTTGTCGAGGTTTCTCCAAGTGACCGAGACTGACCAGACATACTTGCGGGATATAATACTCAACTTCATTATTGCTGGCAAAGACACAACTGCAGCCACGCTTTCCTGGTTCATTTACATGCTCTGCAAACATCCAACGATACAAGAGAAGGTTGCACGagaagtgaaacaaatgagcAATGTCAAAGAGATTTCAGATTTTTCCAGTTGTGCTGCTAGTATGGGTGAAGAGGCTCTAGAAAAGATGCACTACCTCCATGCAACGATAACAGAAACTCTCCGGCTCTATCCTGCACTTCCAGTG GACGCGAAAATCTGCTTTTCTGATGATGTTTTCCCAGATGGGTTCAATGTGAGGGAAGGAGACATGGTATCCTTTCAGCCGTATGCAATGGGCAGGATGAAATTCATATGGGGTGATGATGCAGAAGATTTTCGTCCAGAGAGATGGCTGGATTCAAATGGAGTGTTCCAGCCCGAAAGCCCTTTCAAGTTTACAGCCTTTCAG GCTGGACCAAGGATTTGTCTCGGTAAAGAATTTGCTTATAGGCAGATGAAGATATTCTCCGCCGTGCTGCTGAGCTGTTTTACGTTCAAATTGGCTGATGCAAAGAAACCTGTCAACTACAGAACGATGATCAATCTTCACATTGATGGAGGTCTCCCTGTTTCCATCACCCGCAGATATGAGAGTTAA
- the LOC104442229 gene encoding spastin has translation MSFFRGIVDSLGSIFADGDSPPYGSHRRQGSGSPDPPPSMDAGGGGAAVTSVANERTAYKLKGYFDLAKEEIAKAVRAEEWGLVDDAIAHYRNAQRILLEGSSTPVPSYISSREQEKVKSYRQKISKWQDQVSDRLQALGRRAGVASTSKSTLTNAHAAPVSSTASNGLGYAIQNSPPSRNNRLVRSQTEKAASAKPAQDSGNGYEAKLVEMINTAIVDRSPSVKWEDVAGLDKAKQALMEMVILPTKRRDLFTGLRRPARGLLLFGPPGNGKTMLAKAVASESEATFFNVSASSLTSKWVGEGEKLVRTLFMVAISRQPSVIFMDEIDSIMSTRLANENDSSRRLKSEFLIQFDGVTSNPNDSVIVIGATNKPQELDDAVLRRLVKRIYIPLPDENVRRLLLRNKLKGQSFSLPSGDLERLARDTEGYSGSDLQALCEEAAMMPIRELGTNILKVKANQVRPLRYEDFQKAMTVIRPSLHRSKWEELEQWNKEFGSS, from the exons ATGAGCTTCTTCCGGGGGATCGTCGACTCCCTCGGCTCGATCTTCGCCGACGGCGACTCCCCCCCGTACGGCTCCCACCGGCGGCAGGGCTCCGGCTCCCCCGATCCCCCTCCGTCCATGgacgccggcggcggcggggccgcGGTGACCTCGGTCGCGAACGAGCGGACGGCCTACAAGCTCAAGGGGTACTTCGACTTGGCCAAGGAAGAGATCGCCAAGGCGGTCCGGGCCGAGGAGTGGGGGCTGGTCGACGACGCGATCGCCCATTACCGGAACGCCCAGCGCATCCTGCTCGAAGGCAGCTCGACGCCGGTGCCTTCGTATATCAGCTCTCG GGAGCAAGAGAAGGTAAAATCCTATCGACAGAAGATATCAAAATGGCAGGATCAAGTCTCGGATAGATTGCAAGCTTTAGGTCGGAGAGCTG GTGTTGCATCGACAAGCAAG AGCACCTTAACCAATGCACATGCTGCTCCAGTTTCATCAACGGCATCAAATGGTCTTGGGTACGCAATTCAGAATTCTCCTCCTAGTCGAAACAATAGACTAGTGAGGAGTCAGACAGAGAAAGCTGCTAGTGCAAAACCAGCACAGGATTCTGGTAATGGTTATGAAGCAAAACTGGTCGAAATGATAAATACTGCAATAGTGGATAGAAGTCCATCAGTCAAATGGGAAGATGTTG CTGGTCTGGACAAGGCTAAGCAGGCTTTGATGGAAATGGTTATTTTGCCAACAAAGAGAAGAGATTTATTCACGGGTCTGAGAAGGCCTGCCAGAG GTCTGCTTTTATTTGGTCCACCTGGTAATGGAAAGACCATGCTTGCCAAAGCAGTCGCATCAGAGTCAGAGGCAACATTTTTTAACGTTTCTGCTTCTTCCTTAACATCGAAATGG GTGGGCGAGGGTGAAAAGCTTGTGCGGACTCTCTTTATGGTTGCTATTTCCAGACAGCCATCTGTTATTTTTATGGACGAA ATCGACAGCATAATGTCTACAAGATTAGCAAATGAGAATGATTCTAGCCGGCGATTGAAATCAGAGTTCCTAATACAGTTTGACGGTGTTACCTCTAACCCTAACGACTCGGTGATTGTCATTG GTGCTACGAATAAGCCACAAGAATTGGATGATGCTGTTCTGAGGAGACTG GTGAAGAGAATCTACATACCGCTACCAGATGAAAATGTGAGGAGACTTCTTTTGAGAAACAAACTCAAGGGCCAATCATTCTCATTACCTA GTGGAGATTTAGAAAGACTTGCAAGAGATACAGAAG GGTATTCTGGAAGTGATCTGCAAGCCTTATGTGAAGAAGCCGCTATGATGCCAATAAGGGAGCTTGGAACAAATATTCTCAAAGTCAAGGCAAATCAG GTAAGGCCTCTCAGATACGAAGATTTTCAAAAGGCAATGACTGTGATTAGACCAAGTTTACACAGAAGCAAGTGGGAGGAACTTGAGCAGTGGAACAAAGAGTTTGGCTCCAGTTAA